The nucleotide sequence AAGACACCAAGCGCTTGGATGCCAACTGGTGCATGAGCTTCCATGACGGTCGAGCGATTAGCTTCAACCGGACATCTGGGCGGACTCGATCCGGGGCTGGTTGACCTCCGCCTTGGGAACCACTACGGTGAGCACCCCGTGCTCCATGGACGCCTTCACCCCCTCCACCTTGGCGTTTTCCGGTAGCGAGAGGCGGCGCATGAACCTGCCGCTGCTCCGCTCCACCTGGCGCCAGGTGTCGCCCGTCTCCTGCACCTCGCGGCGGCGCTCCCCGCTGATCTGGAGCACCCGGCCTCCGCTCTCCAGCTCCACCTTCACCTCTTCCCGCCGCACTCCCGGCAGGTCCGCCTTGATAACGTGTACCTCCCCCGTCTCCTTCCAGTCGACCTGCATGCCGGGGAGCTCGGCCGCCGCCGCCGGTGGCGCCGCGGAGGACGAGTCCCACAGCCCCTGCGCGAAGGGGTCCATTCCGCTGCCTTGCACGATGGACTTGGCTGCCGGCTGCTTCCCTCTTTAAGACCACGAGGAAGAGATGCGTGCGACGGGGTGGATCGGAGGGGCGTTTTATAGCAGACGACGGGACGAGGTCGGAGCGCCACATTTGCTGAGAACGAGAGGAAGAGGCATAGCCGCATCCGCTGCAAGCGCCCGATCGACGACTTCTCCAAGATTGACAGCAGATTGATTggctctttcttttttcttttattttcagatCGATGCGATCCACTTAAATCGGATTTGAATTGGAACAAAACAAAGCAAGAGAGTACATAGATTTAGGTAACTAAATAATTAGTCAAGTTTAAGTTCAGATAtcaatgtattattattattattatccataGATTAAGCATGTAGGATTTGAGCATTTCCTAGTCAAAATGGATCGAACAAATTTCTTAATATGAGATAAAAATGAAGGAACgccaatttcttttttttttgttttttttaatggtCAGATCCACCCAACCGACTTGAATttgattatattaaattttagtcAGAAGAATGACACAAACCAAAAAGTGTATATCTGATTCAATGTCAATCCCCAATCATCCCTACTGATGTGATGGTGATGGTGTTCTTACAGGAGTATCAAAGCCAAATATAACTAATGTGATCATCTCCCCCTTATTATTTCATTTCACATTTTGTGTGCATGGAAATGGAAATCCAAACCAGTATTCCTGGATCGAATTCGAgacagatttggatagaaaaataggCATTTGGAACATCAGTCCCTATATAAGAGAAAACAATATATAGTTTCAAGCTTCAAGAAGCAATATATGTTATTTTCCATGTATCATACAACAAATATACAAATTTATATACCAAGTGGCATTTGTAAGtacaataaacaagaaaattcaaGCAGGCAATCACTGAGGCAGAATGGATGAATACGATGAACAGTAATCTTATGCTACCACTGAAAATATATGCAGCTTACATATATTCTTGGTTCCAAAATGAACAAGCATTAATGGTAGAATTAGAACCAAATTGATTAAACTGAAAGAGCATTGGTTATGTTAAAGGGCAGGAGAAAAACACATAATAAATCCAAGTAGCACATATAAGTATGTACGCACGACAAAGGTGGCAGACAGGAAAGACAACCATCGAGATCGAATGGTTGAATATGCAGTGCAGTGATCTTAGGTAACCACCCAAACACATTCAGTTTACATTTGTGATCGGTCGCAAAACAGTAAATTTTAGACCATGAACTAGAAACAGCATGAGCATTAGTTGTTATATAGGGAAGGAGAAAGCAACGCATAGGATATGTATGTTATTTTACAAGCACGATACCACTTGTAGTTCTATACCAAGTAGCATGTATAATTGCTACAGAGGTAGGAGGCGAGAAAATTCGTGTAGACAATCATTGAGACAGAATGGAAGAATATGCTGAACAAAGGATCTTTTGCTACCAGCCAGAAGTATTCAGTTTTACATCTATGCTCAGCTGCAAAATGAATGCCCACAAACACCAACAGTAAAATTAAGGACCAAATCGACGTAAACTGAACTGAAAACAGCATGAACATTACTCGTTATCAAAAGCAGGAGGAAGACACACATAGAGATACAGATAATATGAAGCTCCTTGCAATAGTTTTGAGCAACACAAAAATGGCAACAGGTACCAAGTGTGAAGTAGTAAAAAGCTGCTCAACAAAGCCCCAAAATGCACAACAGCGTAAATCCAAGTTCATAATATTGGTGTAACATACCAACCTTGGTTATGCTTCTGGGTCGCATCAGGCATATGTTTGTTCTCCCAGGAGAAGAAGACTTGAAAGTTGTAATTCAAAATGAAGTGTCTGCAGTACAGCTCTCTATTCCATATGGTGTCGAAGTTCAACGCCACAAATGATCAGTCCAGTTCCAAAAGCTTCTGCAGAATCTAGGGGCTTCATATGTACATGGTCTTATCTTTGCATGTAGACAAGATGTTCACATGATTTGGGCCGTTGATGCCTATGTCACGATGGAGCAACTTTAGTGATGTGCAGCTGAGGTGGTTCACTGTCATAGTCacctcgaaaaaaaaaaaaaactaaaaatggAAAATATAAGAGCCAAAACCTCCAGAATAAAATTATGGACATGTAGTGTAATCTGAACAATGCATTTTCAAAACTATGCCATTACAAACTTGCAACTATCACCACTGACTCTAGGGTAGCTTGAACTAGCATCCAAACAGAAAGTCTCAAGACCTTGAACGACTGAAAAAGGATAACAGAGAGTAACAGCACCAAAGTCATACTGTGTGAGTAGTGTATCAATTATGTTCCTTTAGAACAATTTATTTATACATCCTTATCGACAAGTTATTTCGCTTCCATATTTTAGCATCCCCAGCTTTATGTTCCTGAAAATTTCTCCCTTTCCTCTCTCATTCATCTTGATGACAATGATATGTATTTAGTTGACATACAAATTGAATTTGATGAATAAGCACTTACGATTTCATTTACCATGTAGCATTGTCCAAAAGTTGTAAATTACAGAATATCCACTTTGGAATAGCTCATTATCATTAATTTCCTTCCTGTCATCTCCATATGCTTGTGCTTAAATCTACATCCATGTGTGATTCTATGATACAACTACATGAACCAAAGAATTTTATAATGAATGCTGCTAACAAGCGGGAGGGGATTTCCAAGAAAACATAGGTTGAAGCAGTGAGAAAGGATATGAAACCTCATCAGTTGATGAACATGGTTCTTCAGATATAGCCAAGTAATTGGAAAGAATCCACAGACAACTCACAATATCTGGACTTTAATACTTGCAGATAGCATGTCAATTATGTTAAGAAGATGCATATGGGTAGCTAACAAACATGATCTACTCATTTTCTGTAATGGATATTACCAATAAAAGTACAAAATACAGTCTTCCGAAAGACTAATCCAACTGTCAGATAAAGTCACTTACCCAAATATTCCTGTCAAGTGAGAGCCTAATTACATTCAATAGTTTGGAAACAAACAACTAACAGGCGCATATCATTAGTATTAACTTGATACAACATGAAAGAACAAGTCAATTTGACAGATGATCAACAAGGCGATGGGAGAGATGCACCTCTGTTGCACCTTTGCTGGATTTCATACGATACCAGAACCACCAGATTACATGACAAATATAGTCATCTCAATATTCAGTTGGCCCATATGATCAGTGGCAGTGACAAACTTGTCATGAGCAAAAATATGACAAAAAGATGCCAACCACAACAACATGTCTAGGACTGAACTCAATTGATAAAAGGCAATCTCAATAAAGTCTTCCAGTGCATTCAGGAGACCCACAATAGCAGTCTTTCTGTTTTATGTTACCATCTGCATCACGGACCTGATCTAACGAATAGTTATAGTGATATGTCAGTTCTTGTAATGGAGGAATATTTTCAGCAGCAAAAAGCATTATGTGTGGTACTCTCTTGTCGTCATGATCGTAAAGAACATTTTGTGCATAGAGGTTAGGTGAACAGCTATGATTAATAAATCTTCCCACATTCCCATACTCAGCTGCATCAATGGTGAAACCCACATCGTCCACAGTTTCACGCTGGGAACTAGTCTTCAAGCCTGGAATAAGAGAAGGAAGTCCCTCCCAGAGAGAGTGATCATCATAGTTATGACCAATATCAAAGAGATACTCATCGTTACTCCTCTTTTCAGCTTCTTTATCCTGAAGCAGCTCCCCGATGTACTCACATATAAAACTTCCTGATGGAATGGAATATAATGATCTCACCCCCCAGCCCCTTGTTTTTGTCCTGAAAATTTCTAGTGGTATTTGGATTCCATGCTGGCTCACCCTGTTGTGGCACGATGAGGGACACTTGCAGGACGGGCCACACTCATACAGAAGAGGTTTTGCTTGCACAATAGCACCATTAAAGTTGAAAGGAATTTCACCTCCATTCTTCACAGCACATGCACACCTCCCTGAATCGGAGCAGCCATTCACGCAATCACAACCTTCTGGAGGATTCTTCACATACCATGAAGGATATTTGATCTCTGTTATGTACTTGAAGGGAGGAGGGTGCTCATCATTTACTGTGTTGATTACACAAATTGGTATCTTCTCCTTCCCATCTGATATATCCTTCACGCACAAACCTTCTCGTACTTTTGACCTCTTTGTTTTTCTGACTTCTTGAAGAGCAAGTTCTGGTTGTCCTGGCATTCTTCTTAATTGGAACTTATAAACAAAGAAGCCATGAGGCCCTTTCTCCTGCCAGTACTTCTCAACCAAATACAAACCAGCATAAGTTAACGTTGAGACTAGTTTGGACCTTCCATCGTGGGAACTTCCTCCTTTCATCTCCTTGACTCCATGAATAACTCGAACAGGAGTGTTTGTGTCAATACTGTTCTTCAGTGCCAGATTTCCACGCTGAAGCTTTTGGTCTTCTGGTGGCTTATCTGTACCGGCAGGATTTCCTCCAGAACCAGAATATATCAAGACATCTGAGCTATCCATATCATCATTATATCCCCCAGAAGCCACAATACTTGTTGCAACGTATATACCATTTTTCTTTAGGGCATCTATGCCTCCTTGAAATGGGCGATGAAGACCAACAATGGAAAGCTCCACCCTGAAATGAAATTCATCTCCAACTTCAACGCCAGGAACAATACCTATGATCTGCTTACCAGTGTTAACCCATTCACCTTTTTGTTTAAGGATATCAGCTGCAGTCAGGTCAACCCTCTTTGTCTTGCCTAACCCCTTTGATTTTGCCTCCTCAGTTTGCAATAGTTTCCTGCAAACCACTTGAAAGAGCCGCAGCGCTCTTCTAACCTTATGACGAACCAATATGTCTTGACTATCAGCACCACTATAATTCCATCCAGAAGGAACAATCGGAGGGATGTTGACGGACAATTCTCCTGATCCATCAAAAACTGAAAGGGGTGGAGCGTCTATGACACTCTGATCATAGGATCCTTGGTAAACTGTAACTGCTCTTTCATTTTCTTCAccgtgagacagaatatcctcatCCTCCACGTCCCTCAAGGCTAGTTGCATATTCAACTTGGTTCGTTCCCTCTTCGCCTTACGTTTATGCACCACAACAGAATGAGAACTAGAATATCCAGACACAGTATCCTCATCCTCCACTTCTTTCAAGGCAAGTTGCATGTTCAACGTAGTTTGTTCCCTCTTCACTTTGTGTTTTGGCATCGCAACAGAGCGAGAACCAGAATTACCTGACTTGAAACCCTGCTTCCATGGACATCTGGGAGCAGCCATGAGAGCTTGAATGATCAGCCTTTCGCCATGAGCTTCCAGCTTCTCAACATCCAGATTGTGGTCAATCCTAGCATCATTTTCATCCACAGTTGCATCTAAGAACTTTCTCTTGGTACTTTTACTAACCTTTTGATATTTCGTCACCATTTTATCAGTTGATTTCCCCAATGAAAGTCTCTCCCCCCTTGCAGCTACTTTATCAAGATCAGGTATCATGCTCCCTTGAGCATCCCTGTTAAGTTGTTTGATTGCCTGCACACCCAACCTTTCATCAGGAGCTGCTCTAATAGGTAATTTCTTCTCCCTATTTTCTCCAGAAAGAGACTGCTTTTCTGCTTCCAAACTCTTGATCTTGGGAGAGGGAAGGGGAGACTTCAAAACCTTAGCTTCTACCAGGAGAGTTTCTTCTTCAATCTTCTTGATCTCAGTCCTTTCCTCCATCCCCTTGGCAACCTTATTGTCAGCAGGAACTTCAACAGTAGCAAAATCTTTTGGGGCCACTGTTTGTTGATCCACAGCAGGCATCTTCTCCTCTATCGGACTCTTGCTCTTTGATGAAGCATTCGCTGCAAGTTTTAAGGCCTCCTCCCTGCTCATACGAGGAGCATTTACTCCGCAACCGATTGGATAATCCCGAACAGCTGAGACAGCTTTCCTTGACGGAGGAGGGTACATCTTCGGTGAACACTGCTTTACCAGATCACCGTCGGCATTCAGTGTTTCATCCGTTCTAGATACAACTGATGCTTTGGACTGTTCGAGTCCATTCTCCAAAAACAACGGCACCGGCAGCTCTAATTCACGGTTGTGAATAGAAGACTCCTCCATGCCCTGGTCCAGTTCCTCTTCTTGCTCCACTTTAACGGCTGCAACATTTCCCGAACCCATCGTCGAAGAATCCACAACGTGAGGTTTCATAGTACCGACCGTCAAGCAAGGCTTCCCCTCTATGTCGGCCGGGGCCCCCTCAGGAGGCCCACAAACGCCAGGCTCGGCGACCTCGTTACAGGCGGCAAGTTCCTTGGATTCCGGAGCAGGTGGGGGCGGCGGAAGAGGCGGCAGGGCCTCCTTCGGCTTCCATCCAACTACCACCGCGTGAGGGCCGCACCCTTTAGGGAAGTCTCGGACGCAAGGAACCAACGGCCGCCGGAGCTTCGCCGCCTCCGCCATGCTCTAAACCCTGCAGTTCCTCGCCCTATTCCACCACGCCACGATTGATATTAACAAGAAGACCAGATTGACAGGAACAGCAAACTAGGGCAAAGGATGAAACGACCCCATCGAAAGCCCTAATCACAATGGGCTTCACAGAATGGAATCGGGCTActtcgcctcctcttcctcctcctccaagtgTTCTTGGGAAGAATGGAAGGTGAGTGGGAGGAGGGACGAGGGTAGGCGAGGCGAAGGGTTTCTGTTGGGAACGGCGATGGGATGAGTCAAAGTGCAGGCAAAATTGAGGTGTTGGTTCGATTTGGAAGAGAGAGGGAGACGGCTCATCAGACAACAACGGTGAGAGGGAGATGCGGTTTCGGCACCTATACATTCGAACCCAAACCAACACCCTCGTTATCATTTCCCCGTAGTTCAATCATCTTCAGGTGCATCCGCCGCTGGCGTCAGCAACATCCCCCCCGTGGGAAGACTCCGGAAATATGTCCACGTCATAGGACGCGTCGAATGCAGTGGAGCCCACGAGTCGAGGGAGTCCATACCGGaagtcgatcgatcgatcgaatcTTTGATTTCTGGATAATTCATTGAACAAATGGATCAATAATTACCAAAGAAAGGCTTGATATTGTTAgaacatcataaaaatgatttttgcaagaaattaaatatttttctatttcagtGTCAACACAATAATTAGTGGATCGAACTGAACGAGTGTTCCGCCTCCCAGAAACTGTTAGATGACAACAAAGTAGAATTATTTTGCTCCCCACAGCTAAACATTTACAAATCTGCGAGTAAAGTTAGCTTATGAGCCAAGAAGTTAGTACTCTCTATCTATCCAGATGGGAATAGAAAATTACAGCCGGATCACTCTCGCAAGCTCCTCCATATCTTGTGGATGGggcaaagtgaaaaaaaaaataattaattcagAATTTTGAGCTCATGAACTACATACAAAGTTTGACCACAAAACCTGTCAAACTAGGTCTTATGTTTCTTGAAAGTTCCATTCCCTAAGCATGCATTGCAGTCTGCAAGAATCATCCCAGCACTAAAGTAATCAATACACCACAGAAAACTTTAAAAAACCTGCTCCGTCTTCAATGTTTGTCACCTCTCCCTTGATATAATTTAAAAAACTTGTTCCATTTTGCACTTAAGAAAACTTAAGTACAAAATGTGGCCCTTATCCAGCGCCTGCCATTAAAAATCGATAGATATAAGGCTACaaccatgataaaaaaaaaattcaaaaattaacaGGATGACACAACTAGAAGCAATTAGTTGACTTAAGAGAACAAGAAATGATGGAGCcatagagaatatttatcaatttcTGATTCAAAGTTGGATCGACAAATATTATAAACTTATATAAGCATAATATTactaataaaggaaaaaaaaataagaacCAAAAGTAATCTTGAACTAATCCTAGATCTCCCCCGAGAACATCAAACCACAAGGGTTTTAGATTGTTGTACCCTAAAGTTAAGTCACATCTGTTTATTTCCACATTATAGCTGGACATGCTTTCCTTGTTACCTTTCAGCAGACTAAATGTGTAAATAAATTCCATGGGTAAGGCTTTATGACTAAAACTTGAAAAAACAGCATTTGAGTAAATTAGACATGTTGctccaaaaattctttcttcAATGCTTAGCCAGAGATGACATACAGAGAGATGTAACTTAGGAAGGTGAATGCAAAACCTAgagaataaagaaaaataataaaaactgcCAATCATTTACTAATTATTGCTAATTTCCCATCGTAAAAATGAACTTGACTATGCTACAGGGTCACAGAAACTGGCACTTGTAATATCCTCTGTGCTATCGACAATGTACACAGATGACAATCAAAACCAAATAACAGCTTAAGATGATAGCACTGATCAGATGATGTTATATGATAGCAAGTGCATAAGATGATATATGACTGTCCTGATTATTGACAAAATCAAATATGAAAAAGCATGGAAATGCTCAATTATAATTTACCATACCGATCCATCACTATATCCCGTGAACGGTTCACAATCTGTCTGCAGTATACACTGATGTCCAGAGTGTTGAAACCAGTTCTTTCAAACAAGTTTGATAATGTGTCCTCAGAAAAGTAGAAAGAACACTGACATAATTACACCATATCATTAGCGGATATAGCcaataaaaagaagtaaatatATGATGAACTGGACAAGATTCAGAACAAATCACCCACAGTGCCATCACCTCTGACATAGAAATTTTCGCTAATCGTCTGACCTTTATTTGCAAGTTTGATCTGAGTTTCAAAACCAGGAACTAAGTTGGTGCTTCATGACAAAAATTTACAAATGTTCTAAGAACATTAGCATATATACAATAGGCAGAAAATTAGTAAAAATCGTTACTAAAAACTACAATAGAAGTTTTCAAAAGAATGCAAAAAAGCAAATAAAAAAGTTCTGTTTTGCCTAAGGTTTTCCTTGGACGACTAACTTTACTTATTACCCATATATAATGAACCCTTAATCATATGAACCAAGATGCTTAATTGATATTACTAGTGGTGAGCTCATCTTGTTTCGTATAACATAAATACCCTTCCCCTTCTGATATGGGAGTGAGACTGATCAATGCACTGAAATCTCTCCTATTCACGGGCTTAACTTCCGAACAAATGCATGCTTGAAGACAACTCCTAGCCAAGTCTAAGaacttaaaacttataagttaaaACCAACTAGTTTTTAACATGTGCAGTCCTTGTCCTTAAGAGCTTCAGTTTCATTATGGCCTCAATTAACACATTGTTACCCTTTAGCATACAGCAGATGCCAAAcataaaggaaaaggaaaacatTAGGCTCCATAGGTTTGGGCCACAGAATGGGTCATATAAAATTCATTGTCCAGCTGTTATATTACATATGCAAATATGACCAAGGAGACAGATAAATTCACTGGTAGAATATAAATGGAATATCTAGGACTGAATTTTGATCTAGATAAAGATGTAAATATCTAAACACAAACACAGATACAAGTATAACAATTGACGTTAATGTGCTTGACAGCTCAGAATATAAGTTCAAAATGCAAGTTAGGAGTCTTAAAATAATCAGATGAACAAACATCAAATGCCTCGCCCACTCAATGGCCGTAGGCATGACACACGTTCAGAGTTCCATATACATCAAAGTTCAGTTATAATAGATATATGGTTCACATCACTTGAGGACAATCAGCTTAAGCAAATAAGGAGATTAAAATGTTGGCAGATACCAAATGTAGTTGCCATTAAACAGCTTTGACACATATgcaatgatttcaataggcgctcgagtgctcgcctaggcgctcgggcgaggcccgAACACCTCACTTCATTTccaagcgacgcgcttcaaagaggcgtcgcttgggcgcttgcccgagcccaggcgtcgggcgctttaGGCGAGCGgctaggttaaaccaggcgaccgaaccagcattTTAGATCTGATTCagtctccgatgctttagttggttcaatcgaaccaactaaagcaccgatatcagcgtgacttccccaaccctaaccctgctcgtcgttcacgctgccgctcccgctgctcgctgctaccactgccactgtcgtcgctctcactgccgctgctaccgctgcaactatcgccgctgctcgctgctaccgttgccactgtctctgctcccgctcccactgctaccactgccactatcgccgctcccgctatcgttgctcgctgctaccgctgctgctGTAGATGCTCGCTGCTAAtgttgccactatcgtcgctcccgcTTTCATTGTCACTGCCACTGCTTGCTGCTACCACTGCCACTGTcaccgctcgtcgctcccgctgtcgctatcGTCGCTCGCTTCTCCCGCTCCCGCTACTgctgtcgttgctcgctgctaactcttctcacatcgactcgatagtatactgttaacaatatattaacagtataccgctaactgtatactagtaacaatattttttatttattagattaataatatattattttgattttaatactgctaatttttatttatttgaaattattgttattgtttcgaattttgtttttttttgttaatgtgatattgtgattttgtaagatttttttaatttaatgtcatatttttatttaaaaaattatatttattaattatattatatatttttatattttagcgcctcgcttcgctcgggtgagcgcctcgggcgtttttggaccttggcgtattttggcgtctagcgctttttaaatcactgcacaTATGAGATGCTAGTTTAAGCGCTTTAAAAAAGTTCACAAACTCTCACCATGATGGATAGATATAAGAATAACCAAGATTTCAAATACTGGTCAACACAGTGCATCCTGATTGGTATTAACCAATTTGACAAAGCATTGGTATCATATCATATAATTCAGAACTGGTTAGTACTATCTTTTTATTCAATGATTTAAATAGCGCCCGGGCGCTTGCCTAGGTGCTCGGGTGAGGTGGGGCCTGGGTGCCTCGTGGGTGGACCAGGTGGTGCGCTTCAATGAGGCGCTGCCTGGGCGCTCACTTGAACCCAGGGGTCGTGCACCTTGGGCGAGCGCCCGATTTAAATAAAGCAACTGAACCAGACTTTAAAGTCTAGTTCGATTCAACAGtggttagttggtttgattgaacaaaCTAATTAGCTTCTTACTCGCAAAAGCCACCCTTGCACGCCCGCGCGACCCTGAGCCAACCCTAGCACTACTTCTGCCTCTGCCGCCGACGCTTTCTGGCGTTGCCTTCGCCGCAAACGCAGTGGACTGAGCCTTCCTTTGTCGCCGATGGACAAGTCTGATAGCCTAGCAAGAGCCCGTAGGTTTCTTTTACCACCGCTCCGTGTGCAGTTCCTCccatcgtcgagggagaggaccacaGGTTCCTCCGCCATCGTCAGACACCCTCTGGAGCTTCCGCTGCTGCTTTCCGCAGCTTCCGCCGTTGCCGCTCGTAGCTTCCTCCACTGTCGCGGCTATCTTAAACTGAATCCTTCGCCGCTACTACTATCGTCCATAGCTTCCTTCGTCACCGCTACCTTCTTCCCCACTTTCCATTGTCAGTGACACTTTTATCCCCCTCTACTACTGTAACTAGTTCTTTTTTCCTCTCTAACTACTATTAACAGTAaataatatactattaatagtagatTGTTAACTACTGTACAAAGTAATCTCTGTTTACTAGATTGataatatactatttagattttaacactgttaatatttgtatatttaaaattattattaggatttcaagataaatgacaagtgtacaaagcaatttagtagatctttttaatttaatataatatttttatttatataatcatatttatcaattatattatataatttttatattttaatatttcatagcGTTTCGCTTTCTTCAAGCGAGCGTCTCGGGCATGTTAGGACCTTGGCGTTTTTTAGCACCTAAcattttttaaatcattgttTTTATTATTATCCAGCTAATACCAAAGGGTATGGGTCGGTATACCCCTGGTACATCAATAGTGTGTTGGCCCAGTAGAATATCAGAACTGGTACATGACCAAGATTTAAAACCTTGAGAGTGTGAATTTGACACTTTTGAAATGAGATGTTGTTCAATAAGCAGCTGATGACTTATTACTTGTCTAATCATGGTACATGGTAGGAAAATTGATCCACAGAGTTAACAATGCCAAAAGGTCACAAACAAGAAAGAAAACATATATTCAAATTAATGTTCCATTTAAGAACAGGTGCAGTGGAACTATCTAACAAAAGTAATGCAAAGTAcaacaaagaaaaatataagCTATTAGAACACATTGATGTCAGATAAAACACTACTCGCAATGATCAAATACCAAGTATTAAGAACAAACTTCAATGATCTAGCAAACCAATCAGCAGAACTCTCAGAAGACTTACCTGAGTAAAGTCCCCAAGGGCATAGTCTCGAAAAAGTACATGGCCACTTGGCTGGAAGATTGTAAAAGACATGATACTAAAAGTTAAGCAAATAAAATCAGCAGAGAAACAAACTTTGTGACTATCAGGTTGGATACTCACTTTAAGAATGGTTCTGACATTCTGTAACACTGCAGGCATATTCATGGGAGAAACTGCAGACAACATAAAGATCTGCTAAGGTGTCAAGTGGTAAACTGTGAGATTATCTAATAACATACACAGCCAACTGAATTACAAGTGAGAAAAATCAACAGTTAAGTCTGAAGAAATCATTTAAAgtaaagaaaggaaggaaaacgtCAGTCGTAACAAGCCTAAAATCACCATTCAAAAAGAAATTCTGCATGCAAAAGACATTATTTTGTTAGAATGGCAATTGAAATGATTGACACACAGGAGGTTGTTGGAGATTGTTACAAATGCTAATATTTGAATTTACAAAATTGAAGTACATGAATTCATTCATTTGGTGATAAATAGCTAACTAAAGAATCGACAGATCCCACTTCCAGACTTATCACATCCCCAGCTTGTCATGGGAGCTGCCAAGGGTcagcactatatatatatatatatatatatatatatatatatatatatatatatatatatatatatatatatatatatatatatatatatatatatatatatatatatatatatctcactaGGACAGGTTAAAAAT is from Musa acuminata AAA Group cultivar baxijiao chromosome BXJ3-8, Cavendish_Baxijiao_AAA, whole genome shotgun sequence and encodes:
- the LOC103994324 gene encoding class I heat shock protein-like, translated to MDPFAQGLWDSSSAAPPAAAAELPGMQVDWKETGEVHVIKADLPGVRREEVKVELESGGRVLQISGERRREVQETGDTWRQVERSSGRFMRRLSLPENAKVEGVKASMEHGVLTVVVPKAEVNQPRIESAQMSG
- the LOC135581976 gene encoding uncharacterized protein LOC135581976, translated to MAEAAKLRRPLVPCVRDFPKGCGPHAVVVGWKPKEALPPLPPPPPAPESKELAACNEVAEPGVCGPPEGAPADIEGKPCLTVGTMKPHVVDSSTMGSGNVAAVKVEQEEELDQGMEESSIHNRELELPVPLFLENGLEQSKASVVSRTDETLNADGDLVKQCSPKMYPPPSRKAVSAVRDYPIGCGVNAPRMSREEALKLAANASSKSKSPIEEKMPAVDQQTVAPKDFATVEVPADNKVAKGMEERTEIKKIEEETLLVEAKVLKSPLPSPKIKSLEAEKQSLSGENREKKLPIRAAPDERLGVQAIKQLNRDAQGSMIPDLDKVAARGERLSLGKSTDKMVTKYQKVSKSTKRKFLDATVDENDARIDHNLDVEKLEAHGERLIIQALMAAPRCPWKQGFKSGNSGSRSVAMPKHKVKREQTTLNMQLALKEVEDEDTVSGYSSSHSVVVHKRKAKRERTKLNMQLALRDVEDEDILSHGEENERAVTVYQGSYDQSVIDAPPLSVFDGSGELSVNIPPIVPSGWNYSGADSQDILVRHKVRRALRLFQVVCRKLLQTEEAKSKGLGKTKRVDLTAADILKQKGEWVNTGKQIIGIVPGVEVGDEFHFRVELSIVGLHRPFQGGIDALKKNGIYVATSIVASGGYNDDMDSSDVLIYSGSGGNPAGTDKPPEDQKLQRGNLALKNSIDTNTPVRVIHGVKEMKGGSSHDGRSKLVSTLTYAGLYLVEKYWQEKGPHGFFVYKFQLRRMPGQPELALQEVRKTKRSKVREGLCVKDISDGKEKIPICVINTVNDEHPPPFKYITEIKYPSWYVKNPPEGCDCVNGCSDSGRCACAVKNGGEIPFNFNGAIVQAKPLLYECGPSCKCPSSCHNRVSQHGIQIPLEIFRTKTRGWGVRSLYSIPSGSFICEYIGELLQDKEAEKRSNDEYLFDIGHNYDDHSLWEGLPSLIPGLKTSSQRETVDDVGFTIDAAEYGNVGRFINHSCSPNLYAQNVLYDHDDKRVPHIMLFAAENIPPLQELTYHYNYSLDQVRDADGNIKQKDCYCGSPECTGRLY